gtaaattattttgtactgagttgaaaacaatacaattgttataaaaatattgcgtAATATTTTATAGTGCGAAATAATGTAActaaattgtttcaaaataatatttttatgttgacAATTGCCAAAATTACACTGTTATAGTAATAGTAATGATAggatattttctaaattttgggTAAATATGCATAATTTGTGTCGCTTAGCGTAAgcgaaaattaaatatgaaacaaagtggaagtgaaattaaaataaagtaatatacTATAAGAGTAATGCATGTGTCATTTGCTTACATTTAGTGTTAGAATGGTAGGCTATTGTAGACAGACTTTCAAGGCTTCAGCTTCCTCCTCCAGATAGtccaattttttcattaatataatCTACAAAACAGAAACATAAACAAAGCTCAGTAAACTAGAAGCacgtaaaagtaaaaaaaaggaaCATAGAccccttaatataaaattatttttgtgtttttaagaaGTCAAAACAATCAATATACGGACAatttacttttcacttttttaaaaggaaaaaaatctgCCAGAtatttgttgttaatgttgttgtagaGACAGaaacatattgtatataaagtAATTTCTAGGAGTGGTGCCGAGTCGACAGTCCTGAGCCACTTACTCCtcctgacaaaaaaaaaaaaaatcagaaatcgAAATTTGCTCACCTTAGCTGCGGAGATAATTTCTTTCGCAATTTTCATTGGCATATGCTCTACTGATCTTACTAAGTCAATTGGTTTGCATTTGGCTATATCTTCGACGGTCTTAAAACCCGCATTATAAAGTTGTTTCGCACGATTCTGCAAATAATAACAGATAAAATATAATTGCTTACTCAATGATTTCATTTGCATACTATTTTAACGGCTGGCAAATCAAGCAACGGTTCCAGCTCCATTGTGCCACAACGATCTAATTTTACGAGGACACGTTCGAAAAGTGCTTTATAACACCAAAAGTCATCCAATTGTTCACATAAACGCACTATTGCACTGGCGCCAGCGGCTGACTGATTGATTAGCGTTTGCAACATGCCACGTTCCACGTTATAACGGGATGCTACTACATGTATAGGTGTAAGATttaaaatatccaccaaaatcaacACCTTATAAAGGCGATTTAATTTCACTTCTAACGGGCCTTGAACCGATAATGTTTTTGCCATTTTAACAGCAATCGCTTCGGTGAAACCGAGTAGATGGCAGAGTGATTGTGTAGTTTCATCCAACAACATATATGCGCGATAAAGGATGTTAGTGTCGGTTTGGAATAATTCATCACCTTTTGTATTTGAATTAAAACTCACAACGAGATACAACAAATGTGCATAGTTAGTTagtattaattgtttttgtgcCAATTTCAACTCGGCATGTATGGCATAGGTCCGTTGATAGTCAATGCCGGCTTTAAAAGCCGCACGACCAATATTTGTCAGCTGGAAGCGTGTAGATTTACTAATGAAAAGCCGACGATGCTCTTGTGATGTGCGATGGGCTGGATCTTTGACATCTTGTGTGGTAAGTATGTTCGATGTATTACGTTGCAAGGCTGCCGCCGGTGAGCATAATTCCAATACTTTATGCTTGAACATTTCACGTATTAGTTGGAGCACCATTTGTTCGGTGGAAAGTTGTAGTTGAGATGCTTGTACAGCTAGCAAAGTGCTGCCTACTAGACGATACAAATCCGAACGACAGCCGGCAATTTCCAATCCTATCGCACTTAACACCAAGCTCTGTACCAATATCGAGTTtatattagtaaatattaatttttttaattaattaatacaattttcacaTACTTGCAATCCAATACAGTTTTCATAATCCAAAGAAGTGATGGCCTTATCCATTGGTGAGAATAACATTTCGCCAACACGTACATTGTCACGGCTAGTTGCAATTAGAAAACTTTCACCAGCTTCACCCATGCCGGCACGTCCAGCGCGTCCGACCATTTGTTTATAGCGACAGAGTGTCATAAATTCTGCTCCCACATAAGGTGCACGTATTATAACACGTTTTGCGGGCAGATTAACACCAGCCGCCAAAGTCGAGGTGCAACAAATGACACTTAAGACGCCAAAGCGATAGGCAGTCTCTATGAATTTCCTTTCATCCATTATCAGACCGGAATGATGATAGGCTATGCCATAAGGTATAGTCTTAGCTAAAACATCACCAAGCACGCCACACACCTTATCCAGTGCATCCATAAGATCCTGCTTTTCACGTTTGCGGTGTTGCAAAAACTTTctaaataaattgaattgtgttagaaattatatttattttttagataaataaaatacttcGGTAAAATACGGCTCAACAGCAAAGCAACATTTTCACAGTTTTTACGCGACGGACAGAATATAAGCACGCAGTGTTCGGGTGCACATTCTGCCACCAATCCAGCCAAATGGTCTGGATCACAACGTGCCATAGATTCACTAtactaaatattgaaaataaatgtaaaattataatcACATGTTCTCTATAAATATCTAATGTTAGCTTACTTTATAATCAACGCTTCGGTTGTAAACAAATACTTCTTCCAACGTTTTGCCTGCCGAGTTTATCGCCAATATATCATTGCCACATTTTATATATTCTCTTAATTCCACTGGCCGGAAACTTCGTGTATATACATCTGCTTTTAAGAAGGTGGAAACCTCGGTTAAATTTCCAATTGTTGCACTCATTCCAACAATTTGTATATTAACTGTAGTGAATAAaatcatacatataaatgcGTCTGcaattataaaacatattggaaAAGTACTTACCATCTATAAACATAATTTTGGTAAGCAGAGCCTCTAATGTGGCTCCTCGTCCTTTTTCACCTATCAGATGCAATTCGTCGACCACCACCAAACCTATTTCATCAGCGCGCTGTGCCTCGATTAAACTGTCCATCAAAACGGCACCCTTTTCAATAGAcgctataaatatacatttacgTTTCTTCCGTTTCATTGGTGGACATTTTCCCTTGCCGGCGGTATACTCATCCACAATAAAGTTCATGGCTATAGCGAATGGGGACATTGCACTGAcctaaattgaaatatttaattattttcatgtcaataatatataaattacgtATTCGTGCTCAACCTTTTCTTGTACTATGGATACGTAGGGTAATATGAATAGCACATCCTTTTCGCGGCATAAGACCTCTCGTAGCATTAATATTTCAGCAACTAGTGTCTTACCACCACTTGTTGGCAAagcgtatattaagtttttgcGCATATGAATGGCTGGTAAATTTAAGCATTCTTCTTGCCATTCtttaatatgtaattaatttattatttacataattccgtaatatgtaaaacaaaaattactaacCATATAAGTTTTGTATACCCTTATGCGCGAATATCATTTTTTTCACTCTGTCCGGTAAGCCAAAAAAATCTCCTTTACtaggaaaattattttcaagtttatcAGAGAATACTTGAGAGTCCCAGTCCAGTCGTGAAAGATTCGTCAGAACAGTCGCATTTGCGAAATCATTGTTTACCATGTATTGGCTTGCAGGAATAATAGTATTTGTGGTTTCTTCATTATTTACTTTGCGTTTAATTGGCGGGGGTGCATGTGGCACCTTAAATATTGCAACGTCATTTAAAAATCTCTGGgaattttgtacactttcagtGTCAACCATCAAATCAGTGAAGACGTCATTTTCTCCATCTTTCGTCAAAtcttcaattttaatatttgcaaaaaatgtatcatctatctttaactgcttttgaCTTTCATCAATTTGTTCGCTATGCAAATTAATCGTATTAAATATGCTATCATCTACATGAAAGTTGTTACTATCTGTGTTTATAATGGTAGCATTTCTCCACGGTGGTTCATTTGTGCCTGAATGCTCGTTAGGGCTACCGAAAAGCTCAAGTGGAGTTTCATTAAGCAAATTTTCCACCGCGGAAACAGTTAAGTTATCGGTGGTTGTATTGGAAAATATGCGATTTGTTCCATTTTCAGGCTGTATACTTTCTTTACAATTGGACATGACATTATCCAATACAGACTTTGACAAAAATGTGTCTTCTTTGAAGTCATTGATTTGGAAACTACTATTCGTCTGTACTGCAAGTAATGTTGATTCCCGATTTATGTCCATTGTCAGCTCCGCGCAAAACAAGCTAGTATCATTTTCCAGGGTCTGTAAAACCGAATTGCTCTCATTTTCAAGTACATTAGAAACGTCTTTATAATTATTCGCAGAATTTAGTTTCGAAACTGTGAAGAAGCTGTCCTCCTCCTCATCTGACACAAAAAGATTTTCGGTTTGATGTACATTGttcttaaaatttgtattcAGACATTTTCGTTTAGTAGTTATTTCAGGAGAGCCCCATTTAACTTTCCGTGTGTTTTTCGACATTAATGTCAACagtgtaaattaaatattgctgATAAAGAggttttgtattatttaaatgctaataaaaatcaaaaatcattacACTTTTCTTACTTAATTCTAGATTTGAATTTGCgcgtttttttaattgtatgtaaataaaaaacatatgaaaatttacataCGAAATATTTGACGGTCATTTAAACACAGCTAAGAATGTACAGTGGTACCACGAAAAAATGTTCCTAGACCCACAATAATTACAGTAACGGATTTCTGGATAAATCGCCTACATTGTAACTCACTCTTGAGTTCAATCACTGGATTATTAAAATAAGTTCCAATTTAATGCCTATACacttatctttatttctatgaATACCATAACAATGGTAAAGTATataattttcttcacttcaTCAATTATCTCATGATTTCAGTGGTGTGAACGGTATCAACGTTAATCTGTGTtaccaaatcaataaaaatttcaaaataagaaAGTGCTTCCCAATTTTGGtaacataattattttctttgtcaTTTCCTTTGCTTCGAAGTTTCCTATTTCAACtgctaaaataaaagtaagctgaataataaataaatataaaatatatgaacagctgaaaaatatttaaaatacacagcaattatttttctttatttttaaataattaaacaaaacagaaatgacATCGAGAGACGGAATTTTCTCAGAATTGCCGCCCAGCATTGCGGACTTAACGGAAGCAGTGGAGAAAATCGAAATGCTAATTGCGAGGAAAAAATTGGTATTCTTGACCTtgaaacaataatttcttttaattgatgccaaaattgcttattttttttagaagtcTAAGTTATTTTATGATATGCTATTGGGATTTCGTGTGTTGGAGGATGCACTGCAACATAAACAGTCGGAAGCTTATGACCTGGTTATAAGATGGACTAAACAGTTTTTGGTAAATAAATCTAcagaaaaatgcatatttttatttagaagatgacatacatatgttacaatTATATACTTTTAGAAAATTCAGTCCAACCTTACAAATCATAATGATGGAATTCGCAGACAATTTGAAAAAGTAGTGCCTCCCGCAATCACATATATTATTGGTTGTTTGCAGTACAAAACAAAGGCTATAATCTCTTATCACTACCAATTATTGGAAATGATACATGAGTTATTACTTAACCTACGACCGGGAGTTCTGGAAAACTTGGCCACATTCGAAACGggtgttatgtatgtatatgtttgtggcTACTCTAAGTTAGGTTACCAATTTGTGCGATTTACAGAGCTTGCGTTTGGTTTCCCATTGGATTTGTCGGCGATTTTAACACACAATTGTTGGCATTGCGTTTATTGGCAATGTTATTAAAATGTGTAGATCCAAAGCGACTGCAAAATGAACTCAATAGTATTCGTTGCGCAGATAAATCAGTTTTAAAAGATAAATTAACTGCTGCTATAGCTGTTGCCAATTTCCATACtgcgaaatttgaaaatgtaataTGAAATCTTTACTTAATAatgaatttatgatttttgatttattgatgatgatttattatacaaatttaatgtttttagacGGCTAGGGATCTTTTGAACACTTATAACATGcatttggcaaaaaatattCTAGTTTATTCATTTCGTTGCAAATCATTCAAGTTcggagaaaatataatttttttcaagccTTTGGTAAGTTACTCATATCAGCAgcataatcaaattttaataatttatatttcgtAGAATGTAGAAAATTTTTGGATAGACTTTAATTACTGTCCACGTACACTCTCGTTCAATGGGCGTTGCCAAACAAATAccaaagaaatatatacaaactgTTCTGCGAGtctaaaaattactaaattatcGCTGTAAGTTCATGCCTTAACCGatttataaattaaacattttatttatttacgtttaATCTTTGTTCCATATAAAATAATCAGCAATAACTTAACACTCATCGTGCATTTTCAAGCACCAGTACAAATTTTTAAGGAAACTAGTGATTTACCCGATATAAGTCACATTACAACAGCTAAAATCATTATACCCAGAGATGAAGCTATGCGTTTATtggaaaatgaatttattttgaaatactttAATGAATCCCCTCTGCCGAATCTGCACAACAAAATTTCATCATTTGTTAAACCAATTAATATATCCACACCACTTTCAAGTACTGAAAATGCCAAAAAGGCGATTGGCAGCAAAACAAACAAAGGCAGGAATGATTATCGCAACATAGAGAACAAGGAAAATATTTCACCTGAAGAAGGAATTACAGGTAGAAGTGAACAAATATC
This genomic stretch from Bactrocera dorsalis isolate Fly_Bdor chromosome 5, ASM2337382v1, whole genome shotgun sequence harbors:
- the LOC105225136 gene encoding helicase POLQ-like, giving the protein MSKNTRKVKWGSPEITTKRKCLNTNFKNNVHQTENLFVSDEEEDSFFTVSKLNSANNYKDVSNVLENESNSVLQTLENDTSLFCAELTMDINRESTLLAVQTNSSFQINDFKEDTFLSKSVLDNVMSNCKESIQPENGTNRIFSNTTTDNLTVSAVENLLNETPLELFGSPNEHSGTNEPPWRNATIINTDSNNFHVDDSIFNTINLHSEQIDESQKQLKIDDTFFANIKIEDLTKDGENDVFTDLMVDTESVQNSQRFLNDVAIFKVPHAPPPIKRKVNNEETTNTIIPASQYMVNNDFANATVLTNLSRLDWDSQVFSDKLENNFPSKGDFFGLPDRVKKMIFAHKGIQNLYEWQEECLNLPAIHMRKNLIYALPTSGGKTLVAEILMLREVLCREKDVLFILPYVSIVQEKVSAMSPFAIAMNFIVDEYTAGKGKCPPMKRKKRKCIFIASIEKGAVLMDSLIEAQRADEIGLVVVDELHLIGEKGRGATLEALLTKIMFIDVNIQIVGMSATIGNLTEVSTFLKADVYTRSFRPVELREYIKCGNDILAINSAGKTLEEVFVYNRSVDYKYSESMARCDPDHLAGLVAECAPEHCVLIFCPSRKNCENVALLLSRILPKKFLQHRKREKQDLMDALDKVCGVLGDVLAKTIPYGIAYHHSGLIMDERKFIETAYRFGVLSVICCTSTLAAGVNLPAKRVIIRAPYVGAEFMTLCRYKQMVGRAGRAGMGEAGESFLIATSRDNVRVGEMLFSPMDKAITSLDYENCIGLQSLVLSAIGLEIAGCRSDLYRLVGSTLLAVQASQLQLSTEQMVLQLIREMFKHKVLELCSPAAALQRNTSNILTTQDVKDPAHRTSQEHRRLFISKSTRFQLTNIGRAAFKAGIDYQRTYAIHAELKLAQKQLILTNYAHLLYLVVSFNSNTKGDELFQTDTNILYRAYMLLDETTQSLCHLLGFTEAIAVKMAKTLSVQGPLEVKLNRLYKVLILVDILNLTPIHVVASRYNVERGMLQTLINQSAAGASAIVRLCEQLDDFWCYKALFERVLVKLDRCGTMELEPLLDLPAVKINRAKQLYNAGFKTVEDIAKCKPIDLVRSVEHMPMKIAKEIISAAKIILMKKLDYLEEEAEALKVCLQ